AAGGCATCAGCGGAACTCCTGTTCTGACTCTCGACAATGTTGGCGAGGATGACTTGGAAGGCGGCGTCCGTGCATCGGCTGCATTCCTGTGGGGCCCCGGTGGAAACATCGAAGGCGTCTACATGGGCGGCAACGAATGGAGCGGCACCGCATCGGCAGTTTCATCGGGTAACGACCTGTACTCGTTCATCAGCGACTTCGGTGTCACGCCAGCAAACGGCTACGATGACACCGACCGATCGACAACACAAAGCTTGGTCGCACGCAGTGCGTTTCACTCGGCTGAACTAAATTATCGTCGTCGTACGATGTTCCCTTACTGCCGCTTCCAAAGCTCTTGGTTGGTGGGTCTGCGATATGTCCGCTATGACGACTCGCTGCTCTACTCAACCTCGGTTGCAAACGATAACAGCCGCTTCTTCCAAAGTGAGTCGAGTACGAAGAATCATTTGTTCGGACCACAAGCCGGTTTTGACTTCTGGTGGAACGTCGTCCCCGGTGTTTCGCTAGGCGTCGGCTCCAAGGCTGCTTGGGTACAAAACGATGTCGATCGCAAAACGTTCGTCTCGGCAAACTCGCTGGGTATCAACGCGACTCCCGGCAGCACCAGCCTGTCGGACTTCGATCAAGACACCACGGTGATGGCTGACTTCGAACTGAAGATGATCTACCGACTGACATACTCCTTGACCGTACGATCGTCTTACTACGTGATGGCAATCGACGATATGGTCTACGGCGGTCTGGACAAGGACACGATCACCAACATCTTCGCGACCACGAATGTTGATCGTCCTTTTGTCTACGACGACTTGGTACTGCAAGGTTTCACCGTCGGTGCTGAATACACCTGGTGATCCGACTCTCCGCATCGCAACCAAACAAAAACCCCGGTCGAATCTCGGCCGGGGTTTTTTTGGGTTTTGCGGATGCTTGCGAAGTGGCTTCTATGACCGTCACTTTGCACTCAAGTTGACGGCAACGATTTCTTTGTCGTTGCGAATGTAGGCAGTTCGATTGGCGTAGGCGGGGTAACTCCAAACGACTGGACGTCCAAACGCTTCACCGGTCGGTTCGAGCACGTGCATGCGTCCTTTTTCGGCAAAGCCTTTGGACGTCAACTCGGCAACGATCAGGTCGCCATTCTCGCTCATCACAAAATAGCTGTCGCTGTCGCCGACTCGCGTTAAAAAAGCGGTGCCGTGTTTGATGAAGCGTTTTTCGCCGGGCTTGGTTGCTTCGAAGGTGGACCACAGACGATTGCCGTTGGAAGCGTCGACCGCAATCAGATCGCCTTGATTGCAATCGGTGCCGTAGATGACA
This genomic interval from Stieleria sp. JC731 contains the following:
- a CDS encoding BBP7 family outer membrane beta-barrel protein, encoding MLYRPSTKLLLARVGTMSQICGTACAVMLALATVMTAGAQGISLAGYDLEGSGYVLPAGAPPMGIPGGPGGITPVGYCDSGCGSAGMMPAMDRMVCGSCGGGGGCSCNSALGGGGLLGKMRSGGGPACLFCRGAGCTACRELPFGYAGSVVAGAVSMLRPYGEAQLCSQRWYDLSLEGMFLSREIGGGVPSVITTQGISGTPVLTLDNVGEDDLEGGVRASAAFLWGPGGNIEGVYMGGNEWSGTASAVSSGNDLYSFISDFGVTPANGYDDTDRSTTQSLVARSAFHSAELNYRRRTMFPYCRFQSSWLVGLRYVRYDDSLLYSTSVANDNSRFFQSESSTKNHLFGPQAGFDFWWNVVPGVSLGVGSKAAWVQNDVDRKTFVSANSLGINATPGSTSLSDFDQDTTVMADFELKMIYRLTYSLTVRSSYYVMAIDDMVYGGLDKDTITNIFATTNVDRPFVYDDLVLQGFTVGAEYTW